Proteins co-encoded in one Salvia splendens isolate huo1 chromosome 4, SspV2, whole genome shotgun sequence genomic window:
- the LOC121799569 gene encoding ethylene-responsive transcription factor CRF4-like, which produces MSEAATKMDIANLRPLKHTVHNRIIKKTVKPHPNEPRARTIKISVTDPDATDSSSDEEELLFPRRRVKKFVSEITIETANADNTTRKRAAAAAETKPKQPAEGECRKFRGVRRRPWGKWAAEIRDPCKKIRLWLGTYDTAEEAAMVYDNAAIKLRGPDALTNFAVPTIKNDVVPKNNVISCDDDSVSSYDFHNRSSPASVLRFRSSPTSCEDSSSPSASKSTEEEVCWEMKAHLATPDYCADSLPMTTDFLDDFFNFDMQDQTLLFDETNNDRLLTGAGDDFPVDDELVGNFNYSFDFGELKYEFPGLFKDSFQDHCIGEIKCSRQDELQNMSEFLDFNDPSFQQYSGEFDVISLVGVEEENLFDTMIADVVQVS; this is translated from the coding sequence ATGAGTGAAGCCGCTACAAAGATGGATATTGCAAATTTAAGGCCTCTCAAACACACAGTGCACAACAGAATCATCAAAAAAACCGTCAAACCTCACCCAAACGAGCCAAGAGCAAGAACAATCAAGATTTCCGTGACGGATCCCGACGCCACCGATTCCTCCAGCGACGAGGAGGAGCTCTTGTTCCCTCGCCGCCGCGTCAAGAAATTCGTGAGCGAGATCACAATAGAGACAGCCAACGCTGACAACACCACCAGAaagcgcgccgccgccgccgcagaaACCAAACCCAAGCAGCCCGCGGAGGGCGAGTGCCGCAAGTTCCGCGGCGTGCGGCGGCGGCCCTGGGGCAAATGGGCCGCCGAAATCAGAGACCCTTGCAAAAAAATAAGGCTATGGCTTGGGACCTACGACACCGCAGAGGAGGCCGCCATGGTCTACGACAACGCCGCCATCAAACTCCGCGGCCCCGACGCCTTGACCAACTTCGCcgttcccacaattaaaaacgACGTCGTTCCCAAAAACAATGTGATTTCGTGTGATGACGATTCTGTCTCCAGCTACGATTTCCACAATCGTTCCTCGCCGGCTTCTGTTCTCCGCTTCAGAAGCAGCCCCACCAGCTGCGAAGACAGCTCTTCGCCCAGCGCTTCCAAATCCACCGAAGAGGAAGTGTGCTGGGAGATGAAAGCACACCTTGCAACCCCGGATTATTGTGCTGACTCCTTGCCTATGACCACCGACTTCTTGGATGATTTCTTCAATTTCGATATGCAAGATCAGACATTGTTGTTTGACGAAACAAATAATGATCGTCTTTTAACCGGAGCCGGAGATGATTTTCCGGTGGATGATGAATTAGTTGGGAATTTCAATTATTCGTTTGATTTCGGAGAGTTGAAGTACGAATTTCCGGGTCTGTTTAAGGATTCGTTTCAAGATCATTGTATTGGTGAGATTAAATGCTCCCGTCAAGACGAGCTTCAAAACATGTCGGAGTTTCTGGATTTTAATGATCCGTCGTTTCAACAATATTCCGGCGAGTTTGATGTCATAAGTTTAGTTGGAGTGGAAGAAGAAAATTTATTCGATACTATGATTGCAGATGTAGTACAAGTGTCCTAG